The Plasmodium malariae genome assembly, chromosome: 3 genome window below encodes:
- the PmUG01_03012000 gene encoding fam-m protein, which yields MMEQNIKLLYFFLIATFVFLAWICNFYHDVSTFNKYLDYNCSDGIELFTRNYRILAKYKQYKDSYIVRLKQDILKNIESEEKILYNNEKGNNEKNPQFNRSSLNREGLYTQTKDKNDEIFDSKHLNFEQKLIKKSISDFLEKRRTRNIISKKIKYKSYEFGVGLFFISLLLAIGFPILHGCQVFEIAWAWLKSLGPLGSFCNVIKDFLGLTQFNFFPIAYTVILMLLSAIFIMVAPNIFKEDGSINKLSLGVNKMNYK from the exons ATGAtggaacaaaatataaagttattatatttttttttaattgctACGTTTGTCTTTTTAGCATGGATATGCAATTTTTACCATGATGTG AGTActtttaacaaatatttgGATTACAACTGCAGTGATGGCATAGAATTATTCACAAGAAATTATCGAAtactagcaaaatataaacaatataagGATTCATATATTGTACGGTTAAAACAAGatatactaaaaaatatagagagcgaagaaaaaattttatataataatgagaaaggaaacaatgaaaaaaaccCACAATTTAATAGAAGTTCATTAAATAGAGAAGGATTATACACCCAAACTAAggataaaaatgatgaaatttTTGATAGtaaacatttaaattttgaacaaaaattgataaaaaaaagcatttctgattttcttgaaaaaagaagaactagaaatataatttcaaaaaaaataaaatataaaagttacGAATTTGGAGTAGgcctattttttatttctctacTGTTGGCAATAGGATTTCCCATATTACATGGATGTCAGGTTTTTGAAATTGCATGGGCTTGGCTTAAAAGTTTAGGTCCACTAGGTTCTTTTTGCAATGTTATAAAAGATTTTCTAGGTTTAACacaattcaatttttttccaATAGCATATACCGTAATTTTGATGTTACTATCTGCCATATTTATAATGGTGGCtcctaatatttttaaagaagacggtagtataaataaattaagtttAGGTgtgaataaaatgaattataagtAG
- the PmUG01_03012300 gene encoding Plasmodium exported protein, unknown function produces the protein MIIQTNKLFFSKIFTFILLKWIYQWAHEANISGISWNNINNLNNAPSIRLRRLLYSEKDIYYQKRYNSLKKNAMKIVNEDEYNFGNKLNSLLENINLPKNFKTLLYDEKVPISSDLFVYNVGVKYFNDSLNYDNHKTESGELKKESFQMKKHKTGKKTFLSRMFKLLKKLDTKYEKEVIKLLSLHFNTNNQNEGKSEGSIIKNLLMVFAPLYIAKAMIILFSINNYTNAALTAITLLFISLFYISFKFLKNIKKSNKAS, from the exons ATGATTATACagacaaataaattatttttttctaaaatttttacttttatccTATTAAAATGGATATACCAATGGGCGCATGAG GCAAATATATCAGGAATATCatggaataatataaacaatcTAAATAATGCACCAAGTATAAGGTTAAGAAGGTTACTGTATTcagaaaaagatatatattaccAAAAACGATACAattccttaaaaaaaaatgcaatgaaaatagtaaacgaagatgaatataatttcggaaataaattaaattcgttactagaaaatattaatttaccaaaaaattttaaaacattattatatgatGAAAAAGTTCCCATATCATCTGAtttgtttgtatataatgtcggtgttaaatatttcaatgattcattaaattatgataatCATAAAACAGAATCTggagaattaaaaaaagaatcgtttcaaatgaaaaaacataaaacaggaaaaaaaacGTTCTTATCAAGGATGTTTAAATTATTGAAGAAATTAGatacaaaatatgaaaaagaagtaaTAAAACTATTGAGTCTTCACTTTAATACGAACAATCAAAATGAAGGTAAATCTGAAGgaagtattattaaaaacttACTTATGGTTTTTGCTCCACTTTATATAGCCAAAGCtatgataattttgtttaGCATAAATAACTATACTAATGCTGCATTAACGGCAATTACACTGTTATTTATCtcgttattttatatttcctttaaatttttgaaaaatattaaaaaaagtaataaagcAAGTTAA
- the PmUG01_03012500 gene encoding Plasmodium exported protein, unknown function yields the protein MIEVTNKLVSLAVNVSTLIFLIYLFEYYHELISFGNSWNKEVCQSYILNTRTFRLLKGDTELFGVNRNTNMKINELDMNNNNENSFRKEFDSIINGKNLPKKYNLLLNGKYQNYFDSFESIPEVLTINSDLKKDLYDSNDSLDQYASIDYLPADNNNKKQQEEKKKFSKLSNNGILNNHKNSEINEFSENEISRDEYSPYEDENLPYEQRVAKLEKLESIALENEKSKSGFLNYIKNLDKNIELGIYRALKSDYRGNNFKPQKMSTTKKILRFINHYKVFAPIVINIIMTFVMGCLNYSTTQFVLFGGTILMLFYLLNKLIKLDSMRLTFREHMRSQQ from the exons ATGATAGAAGttacaaataaattagtATCTCTTGCGGTTAATGTATCTACAttaatctttttaatatatttattcgaGTACTACcatgaa TTAATATCCTTTGGAAATTCTTGGAATAAGGAAGTCTGTCAAAGTTACATATTGAATACAAGAACTTTTCGCTTATTAAAAGGAGACACAGAACTATTTGGTGTAAATAGAAATACaaacatgaaaataaatgaactagatatgaataacaataatgaaaattcttTTAGAAAAGAATTTGATTCAATAATAAATGGTAAGAATttaccaaaaaaatataatctaTTGCTGAATGGaaaatatcaaaattattttgatagTTTTGAATCTATACCTGAAGTATTAACAATAAATAGTGATCTAAAAAAAGATTTGTATGATTCAAATGATAGCTTGGATCAATATGCATCAATTGATTATTTACCAgctgataataataataaaaaacagcaagaagaaaaaaaaaaattttctaagTTGAGCAATAAtggtatattaaataatcaCAAGAACTcagaaataaatgaattttcagaaaatgaaatatcAAGAGATGAATATTCCCCATATGAAGACGAAAATTTACCATATGAGCAAAGAGTAGCAAAACTAGAAAAGTTAGAAAGTATTGCGcttgaaaatgaaaaatcgAAGTCAGGCtttcttaattatataaagaatttagACAAGAACATTGAGCTTGGAATATACCGTGCACTGAAATCTGATTATAGGGGAAACAACTTTAAACCCCAAAAGATGAGTACaacgaaaaaaattttaagattTATAAATCATTATAAAGTATTTGCACCTATAGTAATAAACATCATCATGACATTTGTGATGGGATGTTTAAATTATAGTACAACTCAATTTGTCCTTTTCGGTGGAActattttaatgttattttatcttttaaataaattaataaaattagattCTATGAGATTAACGTTCAGAGAACATATGAGATCAcaacaataa
- the PmUG01_03012600 gene encoding Plasmodium exported protein, unknown function translates to MFRFYVKLFIITFFAWNCQKSNNSTFNELWNEQYIAQNIFKIKTQRILTAYETLNSSPQQNLYSLSDMEDEYRQEKIDELLNYYKTYLNIYPDLNTNDKIIKLKDTSSQRERGNSVNGKDNVLQIDSYDEPDMSFEEVLDIDEADYHEDLEFLDNFYELDRNGNVEVYINPDTVNEGIFNINNNIEDINDYKQKGIGFGDNFLESFKNFKRKYYKFFKYALLLTPLGLLLTSLTMSLSGPNHYITTGVVALAIIASLAQ, encoded by the exons atGTTTCGTTTTTATGTgaaactttttataattacctTTTTTGCTTGGAACTGCCAAAAAtctaataat agTACATTTAATGAGTTATGGAATGAACAATACATTGCtcagaatatttttaaaattaaaacccAAAGGATTTTAACAGCGTATGAGACATTAAATAGTAGTCCTCAGCAAAATCTGTATTCATTAAGTGATATGGAAGATGAATACAgacaagaaaaaatagatgAGTTACTCAATTATTATAAgacatatttaaatatatatcccGACCTTAACACCAATgacaaaattattaaattaaaagatacCTCTTCACAACGTGAACGAGGTAACAGTGTTAATGGAAAGGATAATGTATTACAGATTGATTCATATGATGAACCAGATATGAGTTTTGAAGAAGTTTTGGATATTGATGAGGCGGATTACCATGAAGATTTAGAATTTcttgataatttttatgagcTTGACAGGAATGGAAATGtagaagtatatataaacccGGATACAGTTAATGAAGGGATAttcaatattaataataatatagaagATATAAACGATTATAAACAGAAAGGTATAGGTTTTGGCGATAATTTTTTGgaatcttttaaaaattttaaaaggaaatattataaattttttaaatatgctTTACTTTTAACACCATTAGGTCTATTATTAACTTCCTTAACAATGTCCCTATCAGGACCAAATCATTATATAACTACAGGAGTTGTGGCATTAGCAATAATTGCATCGTTAGCACAATAG